One genomic region from Stutzerimonas decontaminans encodes:
- a CDS encoding VirB3 family type IV secretion system protein — MSEAGPHLPGFELPLHRSLCEPILLGGVPRSVAILNGTMAAVVGLGLQLWPAGLALWLTGHMLAVWGTRLDPQFLPVFARHLRFPPLLDV, encoded by the coding sequence ATGAGTGAAGCGGGCCCACACCTGCCCGGCTTCGAGCTGCCGCTGCACAGGTCATTGTGCGAGCCAATCCTGCTCGGCGGCGTGCCCCGCAGCGTCGCCATTCTCAACGGCACCATGGCCGCGGTGGTTGGGTTGGGCCTGCAGCTCTGGCCGGCCGGCCTCGCACTGTGGCTGACAGGCCACATGCTGGCGGTATGGGGGACCCGGCTGGACCCGCAGTTCCTGCCGGTGTTTGCCCGCCACCTCAGATTCCCACCCTTGCTTGACGTGTAG